Proteins encoded by one window of Candidatus Zixiibacteriota bacterium:
- a CDS encoding aldehyde ferredoxin oxidoreductase N-terminal domain-containing protein encodes MSSDYSGFFPAERRSRLPGGYMGKVLRVDLTSGESTALNLPEEPLLRKYWGGQLMAEYILIHELPPGVDPYDPRAVIVGMTGPITGTGFTPGGTKICFVYLSPATRYTLGRGATSGYFAVALKGAGYDGLILTGAASRPVYLYVGEDKIELRDASRLWGKGTRETEDAIRAEIGRLDARVGSIGPAGENLVRAAMLVNDYNHTAAHGLGAVMGSKKLKAIVAWGTRRPVPFDRSALIEAGLRWKKALAPRTTTVEKRLTSVGHGEDWGAITRLNWRSTVITDEARGLDRNHVVLRPCFQCPRMCPWDVEIGEGRHLGKIGRFNAGSEWMDTFYNLGFKGNDVLYLAERINDLGIECSHYACGAGLAFEAWEKGLLGPDRTDGLRLEWGDLEAAETLLERCARREGWLGNLLADGPKDLALALGGEALKWVVHTKGGTPAQHEWRPLLSQMLRELVASGGMKPQGAGGREPPPDLAYREKWGPLDPAKPDGWAISHLRTEQFRQACGMMGGCWFALNDKVPDGLRSMVDSLNATTGWDVDLDEMLEAGLRAIVLQSLFGTQRGWIAEHDWQDVGPRFLEPIPDGKYRGFTIARWLPQLIHEYYRCSGRHEKTGRPFMDTLQRLGLEEFEEWSHLD; translated from the coding sequence ATGAGCTCCGACTACTCCGGCTTTTTCCCGGCCGAGCGCCGCAGCCGCCTCCCCGGCGGCTACATGGGAAAGGTCCTGCGCGTCGACCTGACCTCGGGTGAATCGACCGCGTTGAATCTCCCCGAGGAGCCGTTGCTGCGCAAGTACTGGGGCGGGCAGCTGATGGCGGAGTACATTCTCATCCACGAGCTTCCGCCCGGCGTCGATCCCTACGATCCGCGCGCCGTCATCGTCGGCATGACCGGTCCGATCACCGGCACGGGTTTCACGCCCGGGGGAACCAAGATCTGCTTCGTCTACCTGAGCCCGGCGACGCGCTACACGCTCGGGCGCGGCGCCACCAGCGGCTACTTCGCGGTCGCGCTCAAGGGCGCCGGCTACGACGGCCTCATCCTGACCGGAGCAGCCTCGCGGCCGGTTTACCTCTACGTCGGCGAGGACAAGATCGAGCTGCGCGACGCCTCGCGCCTGTGGGGCAAGGGAACGCGCGAGACCGAGGACGCGATCCGCGCCGAGATCGGACGCCTGGACGCCCGCGTCGGCTCGATCGGGCCGGCGGGGGAGAACCTCGTCCGGGCCGCCATGCTGGTCAACGACTACAATCACACCGCCGCCCACGGACTCGGCGCCGTGATGGGCTCCAAGAAGCTCAAGGCGATCGTCGCCTGGGGAACCCGGCGGCCCGTTCCCTTCGACAGGAGCGCGCTGATCGAGGCCGGCCTCAGATGGAAAAAAGCGCTCGCCCCGCGGACCACCACGGTGGAAAAACGGCTGACAAGCGTCGGCCATGGCGAAGACTGGGGCGCGATCACCAGGCTCAACTGGCGCAGCACGGTGATCACCGACGAGGCGCGCGGCCTCGACCGGAACCACGTCGTCTTGCGCCCGTGCTTCCAGTGCCCGCGGATGTGCCCGTGGGACGTCGAGATCGGCGAAGGACGCCACCTGGGAAAGATCGGCCGCTTCAACGCCGGCAGCGAGTGGATGGACACCTTTTACAACCTCGGCTTCAAGGGCAACGATGTCCTCTATCTCGCGGAGCGCATCAACGATCTCGGCATCGAATGCAGCCACTATGCCTGCGGCGCCGGGCTGGCTTTCGAGGCATGGGAAAAAGGCCTGCTCGGGCCGGACCGCACCGACGGCCTGAGGCTCGAATGGGGCGATCTGGAAGCGGCGGAAACCTTGCTCGAGCGCTGCGCCCGGCGCGAAGGCTGGCTCGGCAATTTGCTCGCCGACGGACCCAAGGACCTTGCGCTTGCCCTGGGGGGAGAAGCCCTGAAGTGGGTCGTTCACACCAAGGGGGGAACGCCGGCGCAGCACGAATGGCGCCCGCTGCTCAGCCAGATGCTCCGCGAGCTGGTTGCCAGCGGCGGGATGAAGCCGCAGGGAGCGGGCGGCCGCGAGCCGCCGCCGGATCTCGCCTATCGCGAAAAATGGGGACCGCTCGACCCGGCGAAGCCGGACGGCTGGGCGATCTCCCATCTGCGCACCGAGCAGTTCCGCCAGGCCTGCGGGATGATGGGCGGCTGCTGGTTCGCGCTCAACGACAAGGTGCCCGACGGGCTTCGGAGCATGGTGGATTCCCTCAACGCCACGACCGGCTGGGACGTGGACCTCGACGAGATGCTGGAGGCGGGCCTGAGAGCGATCGTTCTCCAGAGCCTGTTCGGCACGCAGCGCGGCTGGATCGCCGAGCACGATTGGCAGGACGTCGGCCCGCGCTTTCTCGAACCGATCCCGGACGGCAAGTACCGCGGTTTCACCATCGCCCGGTGGCTCCCGCAGCTGATCCACGAGTACTACCGCTGCTCGGGGCGGCACGAGAAGACCGGCCGCCCGTTCATGGACACGCTGCAGCGGCTCGGGCTCGAAGAATTCGAGGAGTGGAGCCACCTCGATTGA
- a CDS encoding ABC transporter substrate-binding protein produces the protein MRRTRAVAAAWIVALLAGPAALPAPSFAQALKKVRMGNSSTNVSFLALYTALHRGFFKDEGIELEIVHMPANLASTAVLNGDVDYNGAVTGTIGAAVRGQPMKVLLFTVSKPLLFLVSRKEIKDVKQLRGKKIAGSSPGGTATLIADRILRHFGLEPGRDVSLLPMGGSAASRYAVLESALVDASFLSVPENIIALDRGFNELVFAGDVVEFPQNGFGTSEKKIRENPDEVYRMVRATLRGLQFIWDAENRDAVTAIMMKQWKVSDRRMAAEMSRQVGRVLTRDARVTPESVQVLVDLARESAKVSRPVAASEVVDYSFVDKARRELGMGGR, from the coding sequence ATGCGCAGGACAAGAGCCGTCGCGGCGGCATGGATCGTCGCCTTGCTCGCCGGTCCGGCCGCGCTGCCCGCCCCTTCCTTCGCCCAGGCGCTGAAAAAGGTCCGCATGGGCAACTCGTCGACCAACGTCTCCTTTCTCGCGCTCTACACCGCGCTGCACCGGGGCTTTTTCAAGGACGAGGGGATCGAGCTCGAAATCGTCCACATGCCCGCGAACCTGGCGAGTACGGCGGTGCTCAACGGCGACGTCGATTACAACGGCGCGGTCACCGGCACGATCGGTGCCGCAGTCCGCGGCCAGCCGATGAAGGTCCTGCTGTTCACCGTCTCCAAGCCGCTTCTGTTCCTCGTGAGCCGGAAGGAGATCAAGGACGTAAAGCAACTGCGCGGCAAGAAGATCGCGGGGAGCTCGCCCGGCGGCACCGCGACGCTGATCGCCGACAGGATCCTGCGCCACTTCGGGCTCGAGCCGGGACGGGACGTTTCGCTGCTCCCGATGGGAGGCTCCGCGGCGAGCCGCTACGCCGTGCTCGAAAGCGCCCTCGTCGACGCGTCGTTTCTCTCGGTTCCCGAGAACATCATCGCTCTCGATCGGGGCTTCAACGAGCTGGTTTTCGCGGGCGACGTCGTCGAATTCCCCCAGAACGGCTTCGGGACCTCCGAGAAGAAGATCCGCGAGAACCCCGACGAGGTCTACCGCATGGTTCGCGCCACGCTCCGCGGCCTGCAGTTCATCTGGGACGCCGAGAACCGCGACGCCGTCACCGCAATCATGATGAAGCAGTGGAAGGTAAGCGACCGGCGGATGGCGGCGGAGATGTCGCGGCAGGTCGGCCGTGTCCTCACCCGGGACGCGCGCGTCACGCCCGAATCGGTGCAGGTGCTGGTCGATCTGGCGCGCGAAAGCGCGAAGGTCTCCCGCCCCGTCGCAGCTTCCGAGGTAGTCGACTACAGTTTCGTCGACAAGGCGCGGCGGGAGCTGGGGATGGGAGGCAGATAG
- a CDS encoding alcohol dehydrogenase catalytic domain-containing protein — protein MSFPNQQPETENRKPAPAGMAVAMYYNNRDVRLERMAVPRIGAGELLVRVRASGICGSDLMEWYRARKAPLVLGHEISGEVAEAGAGAGDFRPGDRVFAAHHVPCGACRYCLDGHESVCDTLRSTHFDPGGFAEYVRVPKINVELGTFRIAEELSFDEASFIEPLACVVRAQRFARVRPGQTVLVIGSGVSGLLHVQLARARGAARVIATDVSDFRLKAAGELGADAAIHAAGEVPARVRELNGGRPADVVIVCTGAAAAIRHAVQSVDRGGTLLFFAPAPEGVDVPIPLFQFWRDEISVVTSYAGSGPELRESMELIRSRKVRVAPMITHRLPLAEAGLGFRLAAEGKDAIKVILDPAL, from the coding sequence ATGTCGTTCCCGAACCAGCAACCGGAAACCGAGAACCGGAAACCCGCCCCGGCCGGCATGGCCGTCGCCATGTATTACAACAACCGCGACGTGCGGCTGGAGCGGATGGCGGTACCGCGGATCGGGGCCGGGGAGCTGCTGGTGCGCGTGCGGGCGAGCGGCATCTGCGGCAGCGATCTCATGGAGTGGTATCGCGCGAGGAAGGCCCCGCTGGTTCTCGGCCACGAGATCTCCGGCGAGGTGGCCGAGGCCGGCGCCGGCGCCGGCGACTTCCGGCCGGGCGACCGGGTTTTCGCCGCGCATCATGTTCCGTGCGGCGCGTGCCGCTACTGCCTCGACGGTCACGAGTCGGTCTGCGACACGCTGCGTTCCACCCACTTCGATCCCGGCGGGTTCGCGGAGTACGTCCGGGTGCCGAAGATCAACGTCGAGCTGGGAACGTTCCGCATTGCCGAGGAGCTGTCCTTCGACGAGGCCTCCTTCATCGAGCCGCTGGCCTGCGTGGTGCGGGCGCAGCGCTTTGCGCGCGTGCGGCCGGGTCAGACCGTGCTCGTGATCGGCAGCGGCGTTTCCGGCCTCCTGCACGTGCAGCTCGCCCGGGCGCGCGGCGCCGCGCGCGTGATCGCCACCGACGTGAGCGACTTCCGCTTGAAGGCGGCCGGCGAGCTGGGTGCGGACGCCGCGATTCACGCCGCGGGCGAGGTGCCGGCGCGCGTGCGCGAGCTCAACGGCGGGCGGCCGGCCGACGTCGTGATCGTCTGCACCGGCGCCGCGGCGGCGATCCGCCACGCCGTGCAATCGGTCGACCGCGGCGGCACGCTGCTGTTCTTCGCGCCCGCGCCCGAGGGCGTCGACGTTCCGATCCCTCTTTTCCAGTTCTGGCGCGACGAGATCTCGGTCGTGACCTCGTACGCCGGAAGCGGGCCGGAGCTGCGCGAGTCGATGGAGCTCATCCGTTCGCGAAAGGTTCGCGTCGCGCCCATGATCACGCACCGCCTGCCGCTCGCCGAAGCCGGCCTCGGCTTTCGCCTCGCCGCGGAAGGCAAGGACGCGATCAAGGTGATCCTGGACCCTGCCCTTTAA
- the lsrF gene encoding 3-hydroxy-5-phosphonooxypentane-2,4-dione thiolase produces MNWGMANRMARIVKPEDGRAVMLAVDHGYFLGPTSGLEQPRRTIAPLLPYADSIMLTRGVLRSSVDPGANVPVVLRVSGGSSILKELSNEDITVSIEDAIRLNASALALSIFVGAEFEKQTLVSLARLVDEGEKYGIPILAVTAVGKDMARDVRYLGLACRIAAELGAHIVKTYYCEQFEQLVESCPIPVIIAGGKKTPEIEALELTYNAVTRGAVGVDMGRNIFQSDSPVGMIRAVRAIVHEKASVKEAYRIYESSREAAPRRAAS; encoded by the coding sequence ATGAACTGGGGCATGGCCAATCGCATGGCAAGAATCGTCAAGCCGGAGGACGGGCGCGCCGTCATGCTCGCCGTCGATCACGGTTACTTTCTCGGGCCCACCAGCGGCCTGGAGCAGCCGCGCAGGACGATCGCGCCGCTGCTGCCCTACGCCGACTCGATCATGCTCACCCGCGGCGTCCTGCGCAGCTCGGTCGATCCGGGCGCGAACGTGCCCGTAGTGCTCCGCGTCTCCGGCGGCTCGAGCATCCTGAAAGAGCTCTCCAACGAGGACATCACGGTCTCGATCGAGGACGCGATCCGACTCAACGCGTCAGCGCTGGCGCTTTCGATCTTCGTCGGGGCGGAATTCGAGAAGCAGACCCTCGTGAGCCTTGCCCGGCTGGTCGACGAAGGCGAGAAATACGGGATCCCGATCCTGGCGGTCACCGCGGTCGGCAAGGACATGGCGCGCGACGTGCGCTATCTGGGGCTGGCCTGCCGGATCGCCGCCGAGCTGGGGGCGCACATCGTCAAAACCTACTATTGCGAGCAGTTCGAGCAGCTCGTCGAGAGCTGCCCGATCCCGGTGATCATCGCCGGCGGCAAGAAGACGCCCGAGATCGAAGCGCTGGAGCTGACGTACAACGCGGTGACGCGCGGCGCCGTCGGCGTCGACATGGGGCGCAACATCTTCCAGTCCGATAGCCCCGTGGGCATGATCCGCGCCGTGCGGGCGATCGTCCACGAAAAGGCCTCGGTGAAGGAAGCCTATCGGATCTACGAAAGCTCGAGAGAGGCCGCGCCGCGGCGGGCGGCAAGCTAG
- a CDS encoding DMT family transporter: MFRSGAVAAGLTRAGSGGARRARVGLLLAAVLWSLAGVFIKFLPLHPLAIVFYRSFFASLFFGFFARTTSFPRAATAVSMCSYTAAISAFVAANKLTTAANAIVLQYTAPIFVFLIVRFLLREAVSAASWLALLCGMLGVSLIFAGSAGEPDAPGVAMAVLSGALFAIYMVSQRFLTGVHAATLTFANNLACCVLLLPFVWRELAVAGDQAAILAVMGVVQLGIPYWLFARAVASITVQEASLIVLVEPVLNPVWVALAVGELPSAATAGGAALILGGLALRYWREKPPPGR, translated from the coding sequence GTGTTCCGCTCCGGCGCCGTTGCCGCCGGCCTGACCCGCGCCGGAAGCGGCGGCGCCCGCAGGGCGAGGGTCGGATTGCTGCTTGCCGCCGTTCTCTGGAGCCTGGCCGGCGTCTTCATCAAATTCCTCCCGCTCCATCCCCTGGCAATCGTATTCTACCGGAGCTTTTTTGCGTCGCTGTTCTTCGGCTTCTTCGCCCGCACCACTTCGTTCCCGCGCGCCGCGACCGCCGTCTCGATGTGCAGCTACACCGCGGCGATCAGCGCGTTCGTCGCCGCCAACAAGCTCACCACCGCGGCGAACGCCATCGTCCTGCAGTACACCGCCCCGATCTTCGTTTTCCTCATCGTCCGCTTTCTGCTTCGCGAGGCGGTTTCCGCGGCGAGCTGGCTCGCGCTCCTCTGCGGGATGCTCGGGGTGAGTCTGATCTTCGCGGGGAGCGCGGGAGAGCCCGACGCCCCGGGCGTCGCCATGGCCGTGCTGAGCGGCGCGTTGTTCGCGATTTACATGGTGAGCCAGCGCTTTCTCACCGGCGTCCACGCCGCGACGCTGACCTTCGCCAACAACCTCGCCTGCTGCGTGCTGCTGCTCCCGTTCGTGTGGCGGGAGCTGGCGGTGGCCGGGGATCAGGCGGCGATCCTGGCCGTCATGGGAGTGGTGCAGCTCGGCATCCCCTACTGGCTTTTTGCCCGGGCGGTCGCCAGCATCACGGTGCAGGAGGCGTCGCTGATCGTGCTGGTGGAGCCGGTGCTCAACCCGGTCTGGGTGGCGCTGGCGGTGGGGGAGCTGCCGTCGGCGGCCACCGCGGGCGGCGCGGCGCTGATCCTCGGCGGGCTCGCGCTGCGCTACTGGCGGGAAAAGCCGCCGCCCGGGCGATGA
- the rplI gene encoding 50S ribosomal protein L9, translating to MEVILKEDIPNLGKIGEVVRVRDGFARNYLLPRGLVLVANKKNLKFFEHQKRVVADQKQRLVREAQAEAERLAGLVLELPMRAGEEGKLFGSVTNLQIEKALKAKGFEIDRRKIHLPEPIRALGEFEVPVRLAAEVTVPLKVVVVPEEGEK from the coding sequence ATGGAGGTCATTCTCAAGGAAGACATTCCCAATCTCGGCAAGATCGGAGAGGTCGTGCGCGTGCGCGACGGCTTCGCGCGCAACTACCTGTTGCCGCGCGGGCTGGTCCTGGTGGCGAACAAGAAGAACCTGAAGTTTTTCGAGCACCAGAAGCGGGTGGTCGCGGATCAAAAGCAGCGTCTGGTGCGCGAGGCCCAGGCGGAAGCCGAGCGGCTCGCCGGGCTCGTCCTCGAGCTGCCCATGAGGGCGGGCGAGGAAGGCAAGCTCTTCGGCTCCGTCACCAATCTCCAGATCGAAAAGGCGCTCAAGGCCAAAGGCTTCGAGATCGATCGGCGCAAGATCCACCTGCCTGAGCCCATTCGCGCGCTCGGCGAATTCGAGGTGCCGGTCCGGCTCGCGGCCGAGGTGACGGTGCCCCTGAAGGTCGTGGTCGTTCCGGAGGAGGGCGAAAAGTAG
- a CDS encoding DUF2232 domain-containing protein: protein MQRLETASKFLLALTATAFLFISGIMAPPAGIVLLPLVPQPALSFGLRFGAPSGIGVTLAAAALFLLIAGEELALIYGLFGLVVALLFALLGRVRAVEYLVFGVASAVYAAAGALLFYFYGSWSAMVRDFRASMTENFAAAVQIQERMGLPKESIDALREQSPEIVGLLLYLLPALLFVAVGVVVLLNFFLLWHRFPERREQWFAVETLREWKAPEPLVWGFIACGFSLFLPVPGVLKALGANLLVVIAACYFFQGLAIVAFFFDKNRVPRFFRGVTYLFIAFQQIFTFLVIGLGLFDLWIDFRRLRKKNLKPSQVS from the coding sequence ATGCAACGGCTGGAAACGGCCAGCAAATTTCTCCTGGCTCTGACTGCGACAGCGTTCCTCTTCATCAGCGGCATCATGGCTCCGCCCGCCGGAATCGTGCTGCTGCCGCTGGTCCCGCAGCCGGCGCTCTCGTTCGGGTTGCGTTTCGGGGCGCCCAGCGGCATCGGCGTGACGCTCGCCGCCGCGGCGCTGTTCCTCCTGATCGCCGGCGAGGAGCTGGCGCTGATTTACGGGCTTTTCGGGCTCGTGGTCGCGCTGCTGTTCGCGCTGCTCGGACGCGTGCGGGCGGTCGAGTATCTGGTCTTCGGCGTCGCTTCCGCGGTCTATGCCGCGGCAGGGGCGCTGCTGTTCTATTTCTACGGTTCGTGGTCCGCGATGGTGCGAGATTTCCGGGCGAGCATGACCGAAAACTTCGCGGCCGCCGTGCAGATCCAGGAGCGAATGGGTCTTCCGAAGGAGAGCATCGACGCGCTCCGGGAGCAATCTCCGGAAATTGTCGGCCTGCTCCTCTATCTGCTGCCGGCGCTGCTGTTCGTCGCTGTCGGGGTCGTCGTGTTGCTGAACTTCTTCCTGCTGTGGCATCGTTTTCCGGAGCGGCGCGAGCAGTGGTTTGCCGTCGAGACGTTACGAGAGTGGAAGGCTCCCGAGCCGCTGGTCTGGGGTTTCATCGCATGCGGCTTCTCGTTGTTTCTGCCGGTGCCGGGCGTGCTGAAGGCGCTCGGGGCGAATCTTCTGGTCGTGATCGCCGCCTGTTATTTTTTCCAGGGCCTGGCGATCGTAGCGTTCTTTTTCGACAAGAACCGGGTGCCGCGGTTCTTCCGCGGCGTCACCTATCTGTTCATCGCCTTCCAGCAGATCTTTACGTTTCTGGTCATCGGCCTCGGTCTGTTCGACCTGTGGATCGACTTTCGACGCTTGAGGAAGAAAAACCTGAAGCCGAGCCAGGTTTCATAG
- the rpsR gene encoding 30S ribosomal protein S18, with protein sequence MSKKETTTRVGRSDEEKGSSRRRPMFRRKVCRFCADKSLRIDYKDVRTIGAFITERGKITPSRITGNCAHHQRLLTTAIKRARNVALLPFTTAKS encoded by the coding sequence ATGTCAAAAAAAGAGACGACGACCAGGGTTGGCAGGAGCGACGAGGAGAAGGGAAGTTCCCGGCGCCGGCCCATGTTTCGCCGCAAGGTCTGCCGGTTTTGCGCCGACAAGTCGTTGAGAATCGACTACAAGGACGTACGCACCATCGGCGCGTTCATCACGGAACGCGGCAAGATAACGCCGAGTCGCATCACCGGGAATTGCGCGCACCACCAGCGGCTGCTCACGACGGCGATCAAGCGAGCGCGCAACGTCGCGCTGCTGCCTTTCACGACGGCAAAAAGCTAG